In a single window of the Raphanus sativus cultivar WK10039 chromosome 9, ASM80110v3, whole genome shotgun sequence genome:
- the LOC108827947 gene encoding uncharacterized protein LOC108827947, translating to MVLDGIVTSPLRRPHALKKQWEDLGSFSTVFRRHRFLLTAMLLLAFLCTIYIYFAVTLGARHLSCSDMTGKEKAICQMEHVHASFSKVRKLKFF from the coding sequence ATGGTTCTTGATGGGATTGTAACATCACCATTACGAAGGCCACACGCGCTGAAGAAGCAATGGGAGGACTTGGGTAGCTTCTCTACTGTTTTCCGGAGGCATCGCTTTCTTTTAACCGCTATGCTCCTTCTGGCCTTCCTCTGCACCATCTATATCTACTTCGCCGTCACTTTAGGCGCTAGGCACTTGTCGTGTTCGGACATGACCGGGAAAGAGAAGGCAATCTGTCAAATGGAACACGTCCATGCCAGTTTCTCTAAAGTGAGGAAACTGAAATTCTTTTAA
- the LOC108823741 gene encoding serine/threonine-protein kinase BLUS1 isoform X2: MEKKKYPIGPEHYTIYEVIGQGCSALVHRALCIPFDEVVAIKILDFERDNCDLNNISREAQTMMLVDHPNVLKSHCSFVSDHNLWVVMPYMSGGSCLHILKAAYPDGFEEVIIATMLREALKGLDYLHQHGHIHRDVKAGNILLGARGAIKLGDFGVSACLFDSGDRQRTRNTFVGTPCWMAPEVMEQLHGYDFKADIWSFGITGLELAHGHAPFSKYPPMKVLLMTLQNAPPGLDYERDRKFSRSFKQMIASCLVKDPSKRPSAKKLLKHSFFKQARSSDYIARKLLDGLPDLVNRVQAIKKKEEDMLAQEKMADGEKEELSQNEYKRGISGWNFNLDDMKAQASLIQDIDCGLSESSLSESTTSLQALDSHDMQPETQEDIGHLPNKHLQPLIHRTLSIARDKSDDDSSLASPSYDNYVYSSPRHEDLSLNNSAVASAHASNGKPMDSTSVTTNHPTEIPAGNCVNKGDSDKIQDQLQNGAHPTVGGDEVPTEMAVKPPKAASSLDEPDDKSKPPVVQQRGRFKVTSENLDIDKVVVPSPILQKSHSMQVLSQHSAASLPPSVSGSDVALPNLTSSYVYPLVYPVLQTNILERENILHMMKVLTNRELTDGRSGEPGGLHQPSVAPTEKSMLEAAHEREKELLHDITDLQWRLICAEEELQKYKTEHAQV; the protein is encoded by the exons atggagaagaagaagtatcCGATAGGGCCAGAGCACTACACCATCTACGAGGTCATCGGTCAAGGCTGCAGCGCTTTAGTGCATCGCGCCTTGTGCATCCCTTTCGACGAAGTCGTTGCTATTAAGATTCTCGATTTCGAACGAGACAACTGCGACCTG AACAATATATCACGTGAAGCGCAGACGATGATGCTAGTAGATCATCCCAACGTGTTGAAATCGCATTGCTCTTTCGTGAGTGACCACAACCTGTGGGTTGTCATGCCTTACATGTCTGGTGGTTCTTGTCTTCACATTCTCAAAGCTGCTTATCCTGATGGCTTTGAGGAAGTTATTATCGCCACTATGCTCCGTGAGGCCTTGAAGGGCTTAGACTACCTCCATCAGCACGGCCACATTCATCGTGATGTCAAA GCGGGGAACATTTTGCTCGGTGCTCGTGGTGCAATCAAATTGGGAGACTTTGGTGTATCTGCCTGTCTCTTTGATTCAGGTGATAGGCAACGGACGAGGAACACATTTGTTGGAACGCCTTGTTG GATGGCACCTGAAGTCATGGAGCAGTTACATGGTTATGACTTCAA GGCTGATATTTGGTCGTTTGGTATAACTGGGCTAGAGCTTGCACATGGACACGCTCCTTTCTCTAAATATCCACCTATGAAG GTTCTGCTTATGACCTTGCAAAATGCACCCCCAGGGCTGGATTACGAAAGAGATAGGAAGTTTTCAAGG TCTTTCAAGCAGATGATTGCTAGTTGTCTAGTCAAAGACCCTTCCAAACGCCCATCTGCTAAGAAGTTGTTAAAGCATTCCTTTTTCAAGCAAGCAAGGTCAAGCGACTACATTGCTCGGAAACTTCTCGATGGATTACCAGATCTTGTTAACCGTGTTCAGGCCATAAAG aaaaaagaagaagatatgctTGCACAAGAGAAAATGGCAGATGGAGAGAAGGAGGAGCTGTCGCAG AATGAATATAAGAGAGGTATCAGCGGGTGGAATTTCAATCTCGATGACATGAAAGCCCAAGCTTCCTTG ATCCAGGACATAGATTGTGGCTTGTCTGAGAGTAGTTTATCTGAAAGCACAACTTCGTTGCAGGCTCTAGATTCACATGATATGCAACCGGAAACACAG GAGGATATTGGTCACCTGCCAAATAAGCATCTCCAACCCCTAATTCACCGAACTTTAAGTATCGCCAG GGATAAATCTGATGATGATTCAAGTCTTGCCAGCCCCAGTTATGATAACTACGTATATTCCTCTCCCCGTCATGAGGATCTATCTTTGAATAATTCAGCTGTTGCAAGTGCGCATGCCAGCAATGGGAAACCAATGGATTCCACATCTGTCACAACCAATCATCCAACAGAGATTCCAGCCGGCAATTGTGTCAATAAGGGAGACAG TGATAAAATCCAAGACCAGCTTCAAAATGGGGCACATCCTACAGTGGGAGGAGATGAAGTACCAACAGAGATGGCTGTCAAACCACCAAAAGCAGCTT CGAGCCTAGATGAACCTGACGACAAATCAAAGCCGCCAGTTGTGCAGCAAAGAGGACGTTTTAAAGTAACTTCTGAAAATCTCGACATTGACAAG GTAGTAGTTCCATCTCCAATCTTACAAAAGAGTCACAGCATGCAG GTGCTCAGTCAACATTCTGCTGCTTCTCTACCTCCCTCTGTTTCAGGATCTGATGTCGCTTTACCAAATCTAACCAGCTCGTACGTTTACCCGCTGGTGTATCCAGTTCTGCAAACCAACATATTAGAAAGG GAGAACATTCTGCATATGATGAAAGTACTCACCAACAGAGAGCTGACAG ATGGACGTTCAGGTGAACCAGGAGGCTTACACCAACCTAGCGTTGCTCCTACTGAGAAATCAATG CTTGAAGCAGCACacgaaagagagaaagagttgCTCCACGACATAACCGACCTGCAATGGAG GCTCATTTGTGCAGAAGAAGAGCTTCAGAAGTACAAAACCGAACACGCTCAA
- the LOC108823741 gene encoding serine/threonine-protein kinase BLUS1 isoform X1: MEKKKYPIGPEHYTIYEVIGQGCSALVHRALCIPFDEVVAIKILDFERDNCDLNNISREAQTMMLVDHPNVLKSHCSFVSDHNLWVVMPYMSGGSCLHILKAAYPDGFEEVIIATMLREALKGLDYLHQHGHIHRDVKAGNILLGARGAIKLGDFGVSACLFDSGDRQRTRNTFVGTPCWMAPEVMEQLHGYDFKADIWSFGITGLELAHGHAPFSKYPPMKVLLMTLQNAPPGLDYERDRKFSRSFKQMIASCLVKDPSKRPSAKKLLKHSFFKQARSSDYIARKLLDGLPDLVNRVQAIKKKEEDMLAQEKMADGEKEELSQNEYKRGISGWNFNLDDMKAQASLIQDIDCGLSESSLSESTTSLQALDSHDMQPETQEDIGHLPNKHLQPLIHRTLSIARDKSDDDSSLASPSYDNYVYSSPRHEDLSLNNSAVASAHASNGKPMDSTSVTTNHPTEIPAGNCVNKGDSDKIQDQLQNGAHPTVGGDEVPTEMAVKPPKAASSLDEPDDKSKPPVVQQRGRFKVTSENLDIDKVVVPSPILQKSHSMQVCNSFEVLSQHSAASLPPSVSGSDVALPNLTSSYVYPLVYPVLQTNILERENILHMMKVLTNRELTDGRSGEPGGLHQPSVAPTEKSMLEAAHEREKELLHDITDLQWRLICAEEELQKYKTEHAQV, translated from the exons atggagaagaagaagtatcCGATAGGGCCAGAGCACTACACCATCTACGAGGTCATCGGTCAAGGCTGCAGCGCTTTAGTGCATCGCGCCTTGTGCATCCCTTTCGACGAAGTCGTTGCTATTAAGATTCTCGATTTCGAACGAGACAACTGCGACCTG AACAATATATCACGTGAAGCGCAGACGATGATGCTAGTAGATCATCCCAACGTGTTGAAATCGCATTGCTCTTTCGTGAGTGACCACAACCTGTGGGTTGTCATGCCTTACATGTCTGGTGGTTCTTGTCTTCACATTCTCAAAGCTGCTTATCCTGATGGCTTTGAGGAAGTTATTATCGCCACTATGCTCCGTGAGGCCTTGAAGGGCTTAGACTACCTCCATCAGCACGGCCACATTCATCGTGATGTCAAA GCGGGGAACATTTTGCTCGGTGCTCGTGGTGCAATCAAATTGGGAGACTTTGGTGTATCTGCCTGTCTCTTTGATTCAGGTGATAGGCAACGGACGAGGAACACATTTGTTGGAACGCCTTGTTG GATGGCACCTGAAGTCATGGAGCAGTTACATGGTTATGACTTCAA GGCTGATATTTGGTCGTTTGGTATAACTGGGCTAGAGCTTGCACATGGACACGCTCCTTTCTCTAAATATCCACCTATGAAG GTTCTGCTTATGACCTTGCAAAATGCACCCCCAGGGCTGGATTACGAAAGAGATAGGAAGTTTTCAAGG TCTTTCAAGCAGATGATTGCTAGTTGTCTAGTCAAAGACCCTTCCAAACGCCCATCTGCTAAGAAGTTGTTAAAGCATTCCTTTTTCAAGCAAGCAAGGTCAAGCGACTACATTGCTCGGAAACTTCTCGATGGATTACCAGATCTTGTTAACCGTGTTCAGGCCATAAAG aaaaaagaagaagatatgctTGCACAAGAGAAAATGGCAGATGGAGAGAAGGAGGAGCTGTCGCAG AATGAATATAAGAGAGGTATCAGCGGGTGGAATTTCAATCTCGATGACATGAAAGCCCAAGCTTCCTTG ATCCAGGACATAGATTGTGGCTTGTCTGAGAGTAGTTTATCTGAAAGCACAACTTCGTTGCAGGCTCTAGATTCACATGATATGCAACCGGAAACACAG GAGGATATTGGTCACCTGCCAAATAAGCATCTCCAACCCCTAATTCACCGAACTTTAAGTATCGCCAG GGATAAATCTGATGATGATTCAAGTCTTGCCAGCCCCAGTTATGATAACTACGTATATTCCTCTCCCCGTCATGAGGATCTATCTTTGAATAATTCAGCTGTTGCAAGTGCGCATGCCAGCAATGGGAAACCAATGGATTCCACATCTGTCACAACCAATCATCCAACAGAGATTCCAGCCGGCAATTGTGTCAATAAGGGAGACAG TGATAAAATCCAAGACCAGCTTCAAAATGGGGCACATCCTACAGTGGGAGGAGATGAAGTACCAACAGAGATGGCTGTCAAACCACCAAAAGCAGCTT CGAGCCTAGATGAACCTGACGACAAATCAAAGCCGCCAGTTGTGCAGCAAAGAGGACGTTTTAAAGTAACTTCTGAAAATCTCGACATTGACAAG GTAGTAGTTCCATCTCCAATCTTACAAAAGAGTCACAGCATGCAGGTTTGTAATAGTTTCGAG GTGCTCAGTCAACATTCTGCTGCTTCTCTACCTCCCTCTGTTTCAGGATCTGATGTCGCTTTACCAAATCTAACCAGCTCGTACGTTTACCCGCTGGTGTATCCAGTTCTGCAAACCAACATATTAGAAAGG GAGAACATTCTGCATATGATGAAAGTACTCACCAACAGAGAGCTGACAG ATGGACGTTCAGGTGAACCAGGAGGCTTACACCAACCTAGCGTTGCTCCTACTGAGAAATCAATG CTTGAAGCAGCACacgaaagagagaaagagttgCTCCACGACATAACCGACCTGCAATGGAG GCTCATTTGTGCAGAAGAAGAGCTTCAGAAGTACAAAACCGAACACGCTCAA